CTGTTCGCCGGGCTGGCGGCGCTGGGGCGGCTGCCGCAGGGCGATATCGACCGGCTTTCGCGCGATCTCGGCGTGCCGCTGAATGCGACCGATCGCTGGACGCGCGCGATCGTCGATGCCGCCAATGCCGGGCGCGGCGGCACGGTCGCGGTGCTCGCCGCGGTCGGCATGCAGACCGGCCGGTGGGAGCGCGTACCCGCGCAGCATCTCTACCACATCGTCGCGGCACTCCGCCGCGTCGGGCGGGAGCCCGAGGCGCGGATGATCGCGGCGGAGGCGATGATGCGCACATGATCGCGGCGGCCGGCGAGGATATCCGTCTCATCGACCGGTTCCTGGAGATGATGGCGGCTGAAGCCGGCGCGGCGCGCAACACGCTCGATGCCTATCGCACCGATCTCAACGGCGCGTCGGCGGTGCTGGACGGCGCGCTGGCGGGTGCGGGCAAGGACGCGCTCGAGACGCTGGGCGAGGCATGGATGCCGCTCGCCGCATCGACGGTCGCGCGCAAGGCGGCGGCGCTGCGCCGCTTCTTCGCCTTCCTGCACGACGAGGGGTTGCGCGGTGACGATCCGTCGGCGGCGCTGCCGCGGCCGGTCACCCGACGGCCGCTGCCCAGGATTCTCGGCCATGGCGATGTCGATCGATTGTTCGCCGAGATCGCCCGGCGGCTGACGCTCGATCCCGTATCGCCGTTCGATGTTCGCCTCGCGGCGCTGGTCGAGCTGCTCTACGGATCGGGCCTGCGCGCGACCGAACTCGTCTCGCTGCCGGCGCGCGCCGTGTCCGGCGACCGTCCGTTCCTGATCTTGCGCGGCAAGGGCGGGCGCGAGCGGCTGGTGCCGATCTCCGACCGGGCGCGCGCCGCGGTCGCGGCGTGGCGGGCGCTGATCCCGCAGGACAGCGCGTGGCTGTTCCCCTCGGGCCGCACGCATCTCAGCCGCGTCCGGCTGTATCAACTGGTTCGCGCGCTGGCGGTGAGCGCCGGCATCGACCCGACGCGGGTCAGCCCGCACGTGCTGCGCCACGCCTTCGCGACGCATCTGCTGGAGGGCGGTGCCGACCTGCGCGCGGTGCAGACCCTGCTCGGCCATGCCGACATCGCGACCACCGAAATCTACACCCATGTCGACAGCCGCCGCCTCGTCGAACTCGTCAACAGCCGCCATCCGCTGGCGGATGCACCCCCTGCACGTGCGACCCGCGTTGACGCGGGCACACCGCACGCCTAACTGCCGCCGCCATGCCCAGCTTCCTCGACTTCGAAAAACCGGTCGCCGAATTGCAGGCGCGCGTATCCGAACTCCGCGAAACCGCGGAGGCGGGATCGCTCGACATCGCCGGCGAGATTTCCAGGCTCGAAGCGAAGTCCGACCGCCTGCTGCGCGATACCTATGCGAAACTGACCCCGTGGCAGAAGACGCAGGTCGCGCGGCACCCCGAACGCCCGCATTTCCGGCATTATCTGGCCGGCATGATCGAGGATTATGTGCCGCTGGCGGGCGACCGCGCCTTTGCCGACGACCAGGCGATCCTGGGCGGGCTGGGGCGTCTCGGTGGCCGCCGCGTCGTCGTGATCGGCCATGAGAAGGGCGACGATACCGCGTCGCGGCTCAAGCATAATTTCGGCATGGGCAAGCCCGAGGGGTACCGCAAGGCGATTCGCCTGATGGAACTGGCCGACCGGTTCCGCCTGCCGGTGGTGACGCTGGTCGACACGTCGGGTGCGTTTCCGGGCGTCCAGGCCGAGGAGCGTGGCCAGGCGGAAGCGATCGCGCGGTCGACCGAGACCTGCCTGTCGCTGGGCGTGCCGCTGGTGGCCGCGATCGTCGGCGAAGGCGGTTCGGGCGGCGCGATCGCGCTGGCCGCCGCCAACCGGGTGCTGATGTTCGAACATGCCGTCTATTCGGTGATCTCGCCCGAAGGCTGCGCCTCGATCCTGTGGCGCACCGCCGATCGCGCCGCCGATGCGGCGGAGGCGATGAAGGTGACGGCTGCCGACCTCAAGGCGCTCGGCGTGATCGACGGCATCGTGCCGGAGCCCACCGGCGGCGCGCATCGCGATCCGGCGGCGGCCATCGCCGCGCTCGGCAGCGCGATCGGCCAGGCGCTGGATTCGCTTGGGCTTCTCGATCCGGCGGGCCTGCGCGCGCAGCGCCGCGCGAAATATCTCGAGATCGGCGGCGCCTGATCGCAGCACGGCGCTGACCGCCCTTGCCGCCGCGCGTCCGGCCCGCCAAAAGCGGCCGACCGGTAGTAGGGAGGCGTAAGTGACGAGGGCTTTCAAGGCGGCGCTGTTCCTCGCATTGCTCGGCTCGGCGGCGGCGGTGCCCGTCGCCTCGCAGTCGGGCCGTGCGGTGTCGATTTCGCAGGCGGACAAGCAGCTTGGCGCGCAGGAGCATCCCAAGATGCTTGCCGAGTTCGGCGGCGCCTACAACGCGCCGCAGGCGGCCTATGTGACGCGCGTCGGCCGCAAGATCGCGGTCCAGTCCGGGCTGTCCAACAGCCAAAGCGACTTCACCGTCACCTTGCTCAATTCGCCGGTGAACAACGCGTTCGCGATCCCCGGCGGCTATGTCTACATCACCCGCCAGCTCACCGGCCTCATCAACGACGAGGCCGAACTCGCATCGGTGATGGGGCATGAGGTGGGCCATGTCGCGGCGCGCCACGCGACGAAGCGCAACCAGCAGCAGAGCCTCGGTACGCTCGGCACGCTGCTCGGCACGCTGGGTGCGGGGCTGCTGACCGGATCGGACGAGATCGCGAAGCTCGCGCAGCAGGTGCTGGGCACCGGCGCGCAGCTCTGGGTGCTCGGCTATTCGCGCAGCCAGGAATATGAGGCCGACGATCTCGGCGTGCGCTACCTCGCCGCTGCCGGCTATGATCCCACCGCCTCGTCGACGATGCTGGCCTCGCTCGCCGCGCAGTCGGCGCTCGACCAGCGGCTGGGCCGGGTGCCGGCGCGCTCGGTGCCGACCTGGGCGAGCACGCACCCCGATCCGGCATCGCGCGTCGAACGCGCGCGGCGGCAGGCGCAGGCGACGGGATCGCGCAGCACCGTGCGCAACCGCGACGCCTATCTGACCGCGCTCGACGGCACGCTCTACGACGATGATCCGCGCCAGGGCGTGATCGAGGGGCGCACCTTCCGCCACCCGGACCTGCGGCTGATGTTCTCGATCCCGCAGGGCTTCACCATGTCGAACGGCACGCAGTCGGTGTCGATCGCGGGCAATGGCGGGCAGGGCCAGTTCAGTTCGGCGCGGTTTTCGGGGGACATGGATGCCTATATCGGCGCCGTGTTCCAGCAGCTTGCCGGGCAGGGCGGTCGCATCGACTATGGCACGCCGCAGCGCACGACGATCAACGGCATCCCGGTGTCGTTCGCGACCGCGCAGGCCAACACCAGTTCGGGGCAGGTCGATGTTACCGTCGTCGCCTATCGCTTCGGCCAGTCGAGCGCCTATCATTTCGTCACCCTGACCCCGGTGGGCGGCAGCAACCCGTTCAACGCGATGTTCCAGAGCATGCGGCGGATGACCGAGACGGAGGTGAAGGGGGTTCGTCCGCGCCGGGTGAGCGTCGTGACGGTCAAGGCCGGCGATTCGAGCGCCAGCCTCGCGCGGCGCATGGCCTATTCCGACGGCCAGCTCGATCGCTTCCTCACGCTCAACGCGCAGCCCGCGAATCGCCCGCTGCGCGTCGGCCAGCGCGTGAAGCTGATCGTCTACGGATGACGGCGGCGCGCGAGCCGCTGATCGTGGTGGCGGTTGCGCTGGTCGATGGCGACGGGCGCATTCTCGTGCAGCGGCGGCCGGAGGGAAAGCCGATGGCCGGCCTCTGGGAGTTTCCGGGCGGCAAGCTGGCGCCCGGCGAGACCCCGGAGGCGGCGCTGGTGCGCGAGCTGCATGAGGAACTGGCGATCGACGTCGAGACCGCCTGCCTCGCGCCGGCCTGCTTCGCCAGCGAGGCGCTGGGAGACCGGCATTTGCTGCTGCTGCTGTATGTCTGCCGCAAATGGTCGGGCACGCCGCAGGCGCTCGCCGCCAGCGCGCTCGCCTGGGTGCGGACGCCGGACCTCTATGCGCTGGAGATGCCGCCGGCGGACCGGCCGCTGATCGGGCTGCTCGACGCTCTGGTTTGACGCCTTATTCGGATGACTTCGGCTTGAGCGCATCCGCCAGCGAGACCCGGCCGCTGCCGCGCCGCGCGGGCCGCGGCTGCGAGTCGGCGGGTGCCCAGCCCGATAGGTGGACGATGTCGAACCGCTCAGCGATCCTGCCATCCGCGTCGGCGACACCGGCGGCATGGGCGAACACCGCGGCGAGATCGGGGCGCGACAGCGGCGGCGCCCGATCGCGCAGCCGGTTGGTCGCCGCCATGCCGCGCAGGTCGTGCATCAGCGTCAGCGGCGAGGCGTAGCGCACCGTCACCCGATCGGTATCGGTGACGGGCATGGCGAAGCCCGCGCGGGAGAGCAGGTCCCCTGCCGCGCGCACGTCGATCTGCGGATGGATCCGCGCCGCCGCGGGCCCGCCATCGCCGCTCAGCAGGCCGCTGCGCAATGCGCCCAGCGTGCCGGCCCCGCAGAAGGCGGCGAGGAACAGGCCGTCCGGCTTCAGCGCACGGCGGGCGAGCGCCAGCGCGCCGGGCAGGTCGTTGATCCCGTCGAGCAGGCCCACCGAAACGATGAGGTCGAAGCTGGCGTCGGCGAAGGGCAGGCGATCCGCGTCGCACTGGATGCCGCCAGCCGCCTTCGCCGCGGCGAAGCCGGGATCGCAGGCGATCGTCGGGATACCGCGCGCGCGCAGCCGCCGGGCGAGCCGGCCGTCGGCCGTGCCGAGGTCGAGCGCGCGGGTGAAGCTGCGGCTGACGAAGTCCAGCCGGTCCTCGATATCCGCGGCCATCCGTTCGAACAGGAAGTCATGCTCGGCGAAGCGCGGCAGGGCGCGGTCGCGGCGGCGGCGCCACAGCGCGCGATCGAAGATTTCGGGATCGGTGCTCACGCGGCGGCTTGTGCCGGGCGCGGCGCGCGGGAACAAGAGGCAGGTGATCAGCACCGCCCGCCTGAGCGCACCCTTCCGCGCCGTCCTCGATTTCGCGCTGCCGCCGCGCTGCCCGGCGTGCGGCGTGATCGTTACCGATCCGATGAGCCTGTGCGGCGACTGCTGGGACAAGCTCGACTTCCTCGATCCGGACAGCGGCTGCGCCACCTGCGGCGCGCCGTTCGAGGACCCGCAGCCGGAGGAAAGCCTGTGCGCGCCCTGCATGGCCGAGCCGCCGCGCCATGACGGTGTCCGCGCGGTGGTCGTCTATGGGGACGTCGCGCAGACGATCGCGATCAAGCTCAAGCATGGCCGCCGCGTCGGCCTCGCGCGGCTTATCGCAGGGCTTGCGCGGCGGCTGGTGCCGGCGGACGAGGACTGGCTGCTGGCGCCGGTGCCGCTGCATCGCTGGCGGATCTGGTCGCGCGGCTTCAACCAGTCCGCGCTGATCGCGACGGCGCTGGCGCGGTCGACGGGCCACACGGTCGCGCTCGACCTGCTCCATCGCAAGCGTGCGACGCCGATGATGAAGGGGCTTGGGCGGGCGGCGCGGAAGCGCGTGCTGGCGGGCGCGATCATGCCGGGGCCGCGCTGGCCGCGCGCCGCGGTGGCGGGGCGGGCGGTGCTGCTGATCGACGACGTCCACACCAGCGGCGCGACGGCGAACGCGTGCGCGGGGGTTCTCAAGCGTGCGGGGGCGCGGCGGGTGGTGATGCTGTGCTGGGCGCGCGTGCCGCTCGACCCGCATGCGGGATGATCGGCGACGCCTCCATTGACTTTCGCGCTGCAGCGCACCAGTTTTTTGGGCATGGCCACCGTCGAAGTCTATACGAAAATCATGTGCCCCTATTGCTCGCGCGCGAAGGCGCTGCTCGACAGGAAGGGGGCGGCTTTCGAGGAAATCGACATCACGATGGACCGTGACCTGCGCGCGCAGATGATCCAGCGCGCCAATGGCCGGATGACGGTGCCGCAGATCTTCATCGACGGAAAGCATATCGGCGGTTCGGACGAGCTTGCCGCGCTGGATGCGCGCGGCGGGCTCGACCCGCTGCTCGCCGCCTGAGGCCGGCGATGCGCGCGGCGATATTGCAGATGACGAGCGGCATCACGCCCGCCGCCAATGCCGAAACGATGGTCGCCGCGGTACACGCCGCGAAGGCCGACGGCGCCGACATGCTGTTCACGCCCGAAATGTCGGGGCTGCTCGATCGCGATCGCACGCGGGCCGCACCGCATCTGGCGGACGAGGCGCAGGACGTGGTGCTGGCGGCGGTCCGTGCCGCGGCGCGCGAGGCGGGGCTCTGGGTGCATATCGGATCGCTGGCGCTGGCGGGTGCGCGCGCGGATGGCCGGCTGGTCAATCGCGGCTTCGTGATCGACGATACGGGCGGGATCCGCGCCCGCTACGACAAGATGCACCTGTTCGACGTCGATCTGGCGACCGGCGAAAGCTGGCGCGAATCGGCGGTCTACGGGCCGGGAGCCGGGCCGGTGGCGGCGACGACGCCTTGGGGCGTGATCGGCATGGCGGTCTGCTACGATCTGCGCTTCCCCGGGCTGTTCGGCGCGCTTTCGGGCGCGGGTGCGGATGTTCTGACCGTGCCGGCCGCCTTCACCGTGCCGACCGGCGCGGCGCATTGGCACATATTGCTGCGCGCGCGGGCGATCGAGAATGCCGCGTTCGTGATCGCGGCGGCGCAGACGGGCACGCATGAGGATGGCCGCGCGACCTATGGCCATTCGCTGGTGATCGATCCGTGGGGCAAGGTGCTGCTCGACATGGGCGACGCGGCCGGGCTGGGTTTCGCCGATCTCGACATGGCCGGACGTGCCGACATCCACGCGCGCGTGCCGGTGCGCGACCATCGCCGGCCGATCGCCGCCGTCGCGGTCATGCCATGATCGTGTTCGACCTGCGCTGCGACGGCGGCCATGTGTTCGAGGCGTGGTTCGGATCGTCGGGCGATTATGCGGATCAGAAGGCGCGCAAGCTGCTCAACTGCCCGATCTGCGGCGATGCCGCGATCGAGAAGGCGGTGATGGCGCCCAATGTCGGCACCAAGGGCAACAAGGGCAATCGCGCAGCCGCCACGCAGCCGCCGGCGGTTCCGGCATCATTGCCCGCGGTGCCAGAGGCGGAGCGGGTGAAGCGCGCGCTGGCCGAACTGGCCAAGGCGCAGGCGCGGGTGCTGGCGGAGTCGGAATGGGTCGGCCGCGGCTTCGCGCGCGAGGCGCGGGCAATCCACGACGGCGACAGCGATCGCCGCAGCATCCATGGCGAGGCCAGCCTGGCCGAGGTCAAGTCGCTGCTGGATGACGGCATCGGCGTGGCGCCGCTGCCGTTGCCGCTGATCCCCGACGACAAGCGCAACTGAGCGGCGGGCGGATCGCCGGCGCGAGATCGGCGTCGCCGTCCTGCGGCGTTTCCGACGCCCCCATACGATGGAATGTCAGTAGCGCTGCCCGCGGGCGTTGATGGAGGATGGCGGCCGTTTAACAGCAGGGGAGGGTGAAGCCGGCGCGCTGGTGTCGCTCGTCCGCCCCGCACGGCTGGCGCCAACGAAGGTTCTGCGATGAAGCTCTATCAGGCCAAGGTGCTCAATACCTGCCCCCGCCGCGTGACCATCTACATGGCGGAAAAGGGCATATCCTGTGAGATCGTGACGGTCGACATGCGGGCAGGGGAAGGGAAGTCCCCCGCGCATCTCGCCAGGCATCCGGCCGGCACGGTGCCCGTGCTGGAACTGGACGATGGCAGCTTCCTGCCCGATTCCGCGGCGATCGTGGAATATCTGGAGGAACGCTATCCCGATCCGCCGATGCTCGGCCGCACCATCGAGGAACGCGCGCAGATCCGCGCGACCGAGCGCATGGCCACCGAATTCCAGATCCGCAACGGCGTGTGGGTGGTCAACAGCGATCCGTCGGTGAAGATCCGGCGTCCCGACTATGTGCAATATCCCGACGCTGCGACGTTCATCGCCACATCGCGCGACACTCTGCTGAAAGCGCTCGAAGGGCGCATCGGCGACAGCAGCTTCCTGGTCGGCGAGACCCCCACCGTCGCGGACTGCGCGCTGTTCGCCGCGCTCGATACCGCAAGGCGCCTCTCCAGCTATGCCCTGCCGGACATGTGCCCGCGGCTGCAGGGCTGGTTCGAACGCTTCGGCGCGCGGCCGAGCGCGGCCTATCCCGATTGGGCGGTGACGGCCGCCGCCGCCGCCTGACGCGGCTCAGCCGGCAGGCGGTTCGTCGACACCGGCGATCATGAAGAAGCGATAGTCCGCGCCCTTCAGCCGGTGCTCGCGCGCCGCCTGATAGGCGGGGCTCTCATACCAGGCCCGCGCCGCCGCCTCGTCGGGAAAGCTCAGGATCACCGCCCCCTCGATCGGCGCGCCTTCGAGCACGTCGATCTTGCCGTAGAAGGCGAGCGGCGTGATCGGATGCCCGGCACCGGCCGCCGCTGCGGCGGGGCCATATTTCGCGAACGCATCCGCATCCTTGGTCTTCTCGCGGGTGGCAACGACATAGACGGTCATCGGGGCGCTCCGTGATGTTGTGGAGCGCAGACTATAGGCGGGGCGGCACGGCGCGCGCCATGTGACTTTTGGTCGGGGGAGGGAGGGAGCGCCGTCGTGGTGGTGCCCTCGTGATAGCCAGGGCGGGTCTGTGCGCGGTGCAGGACGGAACTGACGTATATGAATCGCTCGTCCGGCTGCGCCGACGCCGCCGCGTTACGCCTTGCTCGGTTCATCAGAGCCGTCCAACGGTCGCGAGCGCTATGGCAGCTGTCGACCAGAATGCGCCGTTCGTCGGCTGCGCCTCCAACGGCAGCTTTTCCCATGAGCCGACGCCCAGCACTTCCCCGACCGGTCATCGGAGTGCACCCGAAAATGGGCCGGTTGCGGACTGGCAGGTTCCAGGCGATCAACTTGCGAAAGCTGCTGCAGACATTGAATGCTGGTACACGACAGCTTCCGATCAGAATGCGTCGTTCAGGTGTCATCGCTGCATGGTCGGGGTACGCTGCTAGCTACCTCTAGGCCTAAGCGACTGTCATCCAATCATTGCGGTGGTTGAGAGCACTTGGCTATTCTAATGTCTTTGAGCAGGTAGGCGCAAGGTGAGGAACTGATGGCGCAGGACATTACGCCGCAAGAGGCGATCAGGCGGTTAGAGCAACCCTTCGGCGATCGCGTGGGCCTGTCGCTCGTGCGGGGATTCGCGTTATCTGCTGCGTTGTTGGTGCCAGGCATTGCCCGAACACAGGACCTTCAGCCGTGGGCAGGCTACACCACACAGGGCTTGGCCGAGACCCGCGCACCTTGGCAGTTCAGGTGGGACGATCCCGAGAATGAATGGCTGAGGATCAGCACCGACAGCCAGAAGGCAACTTGGTTTCTCCAACTGGCCAGCGATCTAAGGGCCAAGGATCAACCCAAGAGGGCACGTCGGGTGTGGCTCAAGATCGACTACAGCAAGCAGGTAACCGAACGAGCACGCGAGGCCAAGGCGTTGTGGGTCGTGGATTGCAACAGCCAGACGTTCACGGTGCGTAACATGACCTGGTATGCGCCCAACGGCGTTGTCGAGGAGACCCGTTCCTATCCGACCACGGACATCATCCCGGAGAGCATGGCAGCGACAATCTCGCGCCGGGTCTGCTCTCAGTGAGCGACGATGCTGACGACTTTATCGACCGCATGTTCGCGCCGGGGGGACCGACTGCACCAAAAGCCGAGCCACGCCCGCAACGTCGGATGCGGGCAATCGTTAGCAATCACCACGTCGATTACGCTCACAACGATGTCGCCAATGCGGCCTGGTTCTTCAAAGAGCGGCTGACCAAGGCGCTCCAAGACAAGGAGCGCAGCGATGGCATCTTCCTGGATATGATGGCGATGGCGACCATGACGGCGTTCGCGCTGGAGGGTTACGTCAATTTCGTTGGGATGACGCTGATCGAGCGCGGGCATGAAGGTGACAGTGCCAAGGGTGCTTGGCTAAGGTTTGAGAAAAAGTCTCCGCGAGATAAGATCAAGGTTATCCGCCGTCTCACCGGGGAAAAAATCGACTGGAACAAGCGGCCCTACAGAACCGTCCGTGACCTGATGGGCCTGCGTAACATGCTTGCTCATCCCAAAGCCCACCGCGCCGAGCAAAGGGAGTTTGAAGCGGTCGGAACCGAGGACGAACTAAAGAAGATGCTGCGCGATTACCGGCCGGAGTACGAGCGTCAGCTGACATGGGATTTCGTGACGATGGCATACGAGGACGTGGAGGCAATCTGGAACGAACTGTTGGGCTTTGCCAAGATCGAGGCCCATGAGACGTGGAGCGCTGGGATGCAGGGCCTGGAATTTCTTGAACACGTCGATGAGGAATAGGGGCGATGATGTTTCCGACACTTCCTGAGGACGTTATTGACGCGGTTCGTGCGGCGTTCGCTGACGCTAACGATCGGGTGTCTCACCTTCTCATGCGGCAGCCGGCGATGCACGAAGAGGGGCTCGATTTTCACTTGGTGTCTAAGTTGGACGAGGTGGGCGCACAGGTTCTGCCGTCTGGAACAGCCTTGGTTATCGAAACCCATTGGCTGGGTGGTCGGCGACATTACGGGCGCTGGGAAATCTCCGACATAGCCATCGTGATTGCGGTGCGCGTCCAGGGTGGGCTAATCGCCAGGAAGGTTGCGTTGCTTCAAACGAAGCGGCTCTACTCCAAAGAAATACCGGTCGAGCACACCGATAGGAGCGACTACGAAATCGGCATTGGCCGTCTCGTCGATCGCACCGAAAAGGCGAAACCGCTGTTCGTCCAGCGCAATTTTTCGTTCTCCGACAAATGCGTTTACGGTGCGCTATCGGCGGGCAGTGAGCAGGTTCAGCGCATCGACGATTATGTCGATGAGCGCGGTATTCCCGTCTATTACGCGCTCTACAATCCACCTAAGGTACCAGCTAACGGACTTCATCCCCCAACAACCGGCTACGCGCCGCTCGATGAAAACGAGGTAGGGTGCCGCGTTCTCAAGCGGGAGGAAATCCACGGCGTCCTGGATGATCTACCTGCCGGTTCAACACCCTCGTTCGGCGACATGCAGAACAGCAAGCGCAAAACGACATTTGATCCCTTCGCGGCTCACGGTTGGCGGCTCGAAACGTTCGTCGCAGATGAGGTCATGCGATGCCGAGAAGGCCGTCTGTTTGAGGACGCACAGGATGATGTCCTGGCTTCGCTGCTCTACCGTCGGTCAGCGCCAATCACGGCTGCGGTGGTTATGACGGTTGACCTTCCCGAGAGTGAATTAGCTTACGACTATGAAGAGTCTTGACCATCTTAGTCGTGGAACTTAGTCGGTTGCTCGCTTGCTTGGCTGAAAGTCGAGACGCGATGGTCGCGACGGGTCGGGTTCTCTCAGTCCGTTGACAAGCGGCCAGGCTATGACCAACTTACGCGAACGGGCTTCTCCACGGAGGTGGGGCAGTCATCATCTGGAGTCACCTGTTCTATCAAGTTTGGATGCATAGCTTCCTCCACATCATTGTTGAAAGCCTACTGGAGAAGGGGAGAAAGCCTGTGAATACATTCATTGATACCACTAAGGCCGCTTATTGTTCGTCCACTCGTTGGATTAGAAAATTCGCTGTTCCTGCTCTAGTTGCTCTGACTGCAACAACATAAAGGCCCGCCGTTTGGCGGGCCTTTCACGTTCTGCCTTTGGTTGTTCGCTGATAATGATCTGGATGCTCTAGGGCGAGACGCCGAAGGAGACCAACAGCCCCTTCTTGGCGTCCGCGAAAGCTGCGCGGCTTTGAGTTTGGGCGGCGCGGTGCAAAGGATGGTCGCGCGGGGCGCGTGGGTTTGACAGCTTTGCGCCAGAAGCCGCCCTTCGTCGCCTGACGCTTGAACGACGGCTTCGTCCCAAAAATAGCACCCATGTGCGTTCTGAAGCGCCGCAGGCCGCGCTGCGCAAAGTCCGCGACCGATCGCCGCTTACCGCCGCGTCTTCGATTTTGGAAAATGGTGCCCCGGGAGAGACTCGAACTCCCGACCTGCGGTTTAGGAAACCGTTGCTCTGTCCTGCTGAGCTACCGGGGCTTGGGCAACCCGTTATGCGGCCCGGGGCGCGGGGTCAATCGGTTCGATGGGGCGGGCAGGGGGCTTGCGGCTTCTACCGTCCCGCTCGGTCTGCGACCGATCGGGCGAGGGTTTCGCCCAAGTGCCGCGCGGGCTTCGCCAAACCACGATGCCTCACCCTGATCGTGGTTCGGTATCAGCTGTCATATTTGTCGGCGCGGCGCTTGCCGAACAGCAGGTTGCGTTCCAGCCGGCCGCGCAGCGCTGCATAATAGGCGGTCAGGAAGTCATAATCATGGGCATAGCCCTGCCAGCCGATCTTGTGCTGGATCGTCTGGGCGACCGTGGCCATCGCCTGCGGGTCGTTGCGGCGGAGCACATTTTCCAGCGTCTGCAGTTCGAACACGCCATAGGCATCGAGCTGCTCCTCGGTGAAATCGAAGCGGTTCTGGTTCTGCTCGGCCTCCGCGACGAGGTTGCGGCCCAGCTTGTTGCGGCGCGCCTCCACCACCCAGGTGCCCGCGATCATGTCGCCGGCGCGCAGCCGATCGCGGTTGAACAGCGGGAAGAAGGCGAACAGCAGCGCCCAGCCGAGCCCGACCAAGGTCGCCGCGGCGGAGGAACTGTCCTCGGCGGCCTGATAGCCGAGGAAGGAGAGGGGCAGGAAAATCTCGATCTCGCGCAGGAGGTTACGGGCGATCACCGCGTCGCCGGTCAGCCGGCCGCCATCGCGCGCGACCACCCGGATGCCGGTCATCCGCTTGCCCGGCGTCGCCGCGCGCTCGCTCAGTTCGAACGCGATGAAATAGCCGTTGCGCAGCAGGAAGAAGCCCAGCAGCCAGACGACGCCGGCATATTCCACCTTCTGGAAGCCGAAGGCGGCAAGCAGCGCGCCGACCAGCGCCGAGAACAGCAGCAGCGTCACGATCTGGATCACCGCGTCGATCAGGAAGGCGCCGGTGCGCTGGCCGCCGGTGGCGATCACGAGCTTGAGGTCGATGCCCTCGGGCGTGACGAACGGGCGCTCGAACTTCGCGCGGGGATTGAAGCGGCTAGCCATGACGGCGGCGCCGCGGCAGGTAAAAATAGACGCACCACAAGCTCAGCATGATGCCGGCGATGGCGAAGCGAATGCCGTCCGACACGATCGTCTGGCGGCCGACGCCCTCCAGCAATCCCGCGGCGAACAGCATGATGACGACGCCGATCATCGCGTTGGCGCCGATCCGCCCCGCCTCGGTCGCCGCGGCCATGCGCGATTGCGCGCCGGGAAAGGCGATGCGCGCGCCGATGCGGAAGCCGGCGGCACCGGCGATCAGGATCGCGAACAGCTCGGTCGTGCCGTGGATCATCAGCCAGGCGGTGAAGGGGATGGCGAGCCCGTGC
The window above is part of the Sphingomonas sanxanigenens DSM 19645 = NX02 genome. Proteins encoded here:
- a CDS encoding carbon-nitrogen hydrolase family protein, translated to MRAAILQMTSGITPAANAETMVAAVHAAKADGADMLFTPEMSGLLDRDRTRAAPHLADEAQDVVLAAVRAAAREAGLWVHIGSLALAGARADGRLVNRGFVIDDTGGIRARYDKMHLFDVDLATGESWRESAVYGPGAGPVAATTPWGVIGMAVCYDLRFPGLFGALSGAGADVLTVPAAFTVPTGAAHWHILLRARAIENAAFVIAAAQTGTHEDGRATYGHSLVIDPWGKVLLDMGDAAGLGFADLDMAGRADIHARVPVRDHRRPIAAVAVMP
- a CDS encoding DUF1178 family protein — encoded protein: MIVFDLRCDGGHVFEAWFGSSGDYADQKARKLLNCPICGDAAIEKAVMAPNVGTKGNKGNRAAATQPPAVPASLPAVPEAERVKRALAELAKAQARVLAESEWVGRGFAREARAIHDGDSDRRSIHGEASLAEVKSLLDDGIGVAPLPLPLIPDDKRN
- a CDS encoding glutathione S-transferase family protein translates to MKLYQAKVLNTCPRRVTIYMAEKGISCEIVTVDMRAGEGKSPAHLARHPAGTVPVLELDDGSFLPDSAAIVEYLEERYPDPPMLGRTIEERAQIRATERMATEFQIRNGVWVVNSDPSVKIRRPDYVQYPDAATFIATSRDTLLKALEGRIGDSSFLVGETPTVADCALFAALDTARRLSSYALPDMCPRLQGWFERFGARPSAAYPDWAVTAAAAA
- a CDS encoding DUF1330 domain-containing protein, translating into MTVYVVATREKTKDADAFAKYGPAAAAAGAGHPITPLAFYGKIDVLEGAPIEGAVILSFPDEAAARAWYESPAYQAAREHRLKGADYRFFMIAGVDEPPAG
- a CDS encoding surface-adhesin E family protein; amino-acid sequence: MAQDITPQEAIRRLEQPFGDRVGLSLVRGFALSAALLVPGIARTQDLQPWAGYTTQGLAETRAPWQFRWDDPENEWLRISTDSQKATWFLQLASDLRAKDQPKRARRVWLKIDYSKQVTERAREAKALWVVDCNSQTFTVRNMTWYAPNGVVEETRSYPTTDIIPESMAATISRRVCSQ
- a CDS encoding RDD family protein: MASRFNPRAKFERPFVTPEGIDLKLVIATGGQRTGAFLIDAVIQIVTLLLFSALVGALLAAFGFQKVEYAGVVWLLGFFLLRNGYFIAFELSERAATPGKRMTGIRVVARDGGRLTGDAVIARNLLREIEIFLPLSFLGYQAAEDSSSAAATLVGLGWALLFAFFPLFNRDRLRAGDMIAGTWVVEARRNKLGRNLVAEAEQNQNRFDFTEEQLDAYGVFELQTLENVLRRNDPQAMATVAQTIQHKIGWQGYAHDYDFLTAYYAALRGRLERNLLFGKRRADKYDS